The DNA region ACGCCGTCGGTTGCGCCGGCGGCTGTCGGCAGCACTGCTGCTCGCAGTGGGATTGACGTTCGCGGGCGGTCTCGCCGCCACGCTGACGCCGACCCCGCAGGTGGCTGTCGCCGACGAGTCGGCCTCGGCACTCTTGCGCACCGGCCAGGAGCTCTACGAGATGTCGTGTGTCACGTGCCACGGTGTCAATCTGCAGGGTGTTGCCGATCGCGGCCCCAGTCTGATCGGCGTGGGCGAGGCTGCGGTGTATTTCCAGGTCTCCACCGGCCGGATGCCGGCGATGCGCAACGAGGCACAGGCGCCCATGAAGGATGCCGTGTTCGACGAGCAGCAGATCGACGCACTCGGCGCCTACATCCAGGCCAACGGCGGCGGCCCGGTGGTGCCGCGCGACGAGAACGGCGAGATCGCCATGCACTCGCTGCGCGGTGACAACCTCGCCCGCGGCGGCGATCTGTTCCGGCTGAACTGCGCCTCATGCCACAACTTCACCGGCAAGGGCGGCGCACTGTCCTCGGGTAAGTACGCTCCCGACCTCGGCGTGGCCAACGAAGCCCAGATCTACACCGCCATGCAGACCGG from Mycobacterium sp. SMC-4 includes:
- a CDS encoding c-type cytochrome, whose product is MRRGSMPTSVKRRRLRRRLSAALLLAVGLTFAGGLAATLTPTPQVAVADESASALLRTGQELYEMSCVTCHGVNLQGVADRGPSLIGVGEAAVYFQVSTGRMPAMRNEAQAPMKDAVFDEQQIDALGAYIQANGGGPVVPRDENGEIAMHSLRGDNLARGGDLFRLNCASCHNFTGKGGALSSGKYAPDLGVANEAQIYTAMQTGPQNMPKFSDRQLTPEEKRDIVAYVRDSAEVKTPGGLGLGGFGPTSEGMVAWIVGMVAIIAGALWIGARA